The Colius striatus isolate bColStr4 chromosome 19, bColStr4.1.hap1, whole genome shotgun sequence nucleotide sequence GGAGAGAGTCATGACAATGCTTCCCAGATGAGTGAGCAGCACCTGGGGTCTCTCCCCAGCgctgcagctcctggcctggcagcagctcagctgagctCATTCTGtctcctgcacacacaccacCTGAGGCTGCTTTTAGTTTTACTTCCAAGtggtttctttcctccttctttgcTGCCCTGCATTGTTTGGGAGGGATGTTGCTAATGCCACAGAGGTTGGTGGCACTCctgtgcacagccccagctcaggggTGGATCTGGACAGGGCATTGCTGCTGGTATCTCCCCTGGGCAGGATGAAAACCCTCACAGGGCAGCACCAAACTGGGTCccccctcctcacacagctgaGACCACCCTCAGCTGCCCCATATGGCTTTTCTGAGCCCAGCCTTGGGGTCACCTAGAAGGACAAGAGCCCTCAAACACAtctccccccccccagcccttaTCAAACCCTTATCAAAGAAAaagcccccacacacacccagaCCAACCCCATCTCCAGACAATCAGAGACAGGCtgttcctgcagctcctgggcatcttggctgcccagatgagctcAGTGTGCTCCTGATAAGCCTCCATCACTTTCTGAGGGAGGTGAAGTCAGCCCCtttcagcagggcaggggaatTCTTGTGTCTGCAGTTTCAGGATCCAGCTGCTGAGCTATGTTTAGTCTATGGCTATAAAGTAGCCTTGTTTCTATTCTGAGAATATTTGTCTGATCAGGGCTCCAAGGAATTATTTTGCTCAGTAGAAAGTTATGTTTGTTTGGATAAGTTGCTAACTCCAGGATGGGTGCCTTGGAAAAGCCCAGGAAAGGCTGGCTGTGCACTGCCAGAGTGGCTCAGGGCACACTGGTGAAAAGGGCAACCTTCTTCTTTTTAGAATCCCaaaatcccagcatggtgggggctggaagggccctgcagagctgctccagccccagcccctgctcaagcaggttcccctggctcagggggcacaggaatgtgtccaggtggggttggaaacctcctgagcaggagcctccacaccctccctgggcagcctgggccaggctccctcacctcagcaccaaaggacttgctccttgtgttccaggggaactgtttgtgttccagcctgtgcccatcaccccttgtcctggcactggataccAGAGGcagaagtgctgccccatcctcctgacacccacccttgagacATTTGTGACGACTCTTGCTGCCCTTAAATCCACCTTTGCTCAAAGGTGCTTCACAAAAGGCATCTTTTGACTGCATGGGAATGTGAGCAGGTTCCTCTCCAGGGGGATTTTGGGGAGGATGCAGCCAGCTTCACTCCTGGTACTGTGTCCCCTGTGTGGAGGTACCATCCTTCCCCAGGGCACATGGGATGTGGGGAAAGCAGCACCTACACCACCCAGGGAAACACTGATGGCTCCAAAACAGGTTTCTCCTAAAGTGGAAGGGAAAAACCCATGACAGTTTCAGTTCCCTAGCATGGGACAAACTGTGCCCACATCCATCACATCAGAAACTCCCAAATGGCTctcagcctgggccagggctccctcacctcagcaccaaaggacttgctcctgctGTTCcagtggagctgtttgtgttccagcctgtgcccatcaccccttgtcctggctcTGGCCACTACATGAAAAactgtcccctcaccctcctgacacccaccctgagGCACTTATCAGTGttactgagctcccccctcagccttctcttctccaggctgaagagccccaggtcccacagcctttcctcacatgaaaggcTCATGTTTTGCAGAAATGAGAGGCTGGCTTTATGCTGAGggctcccaggcagctctgagAGGGGCCCCTGTGCAACACGAGTGCTGCTCACGAGGGCCAgggctgctcccacagccctgccttgGGATGCCCACACTGCTCATTAGCTTCCCCCAATTAAATCATCAACCAAGAGCTACTTGGAGACTTGAACTGTATCCATGTGGGCACTGTTTGCTGAAGGCACAGAgccccagcatggtggggagctggaagagccctgcagagctcacccagcccaacccctgctacagcagcttcccctccatcaggtcacaaaAAAGCCAACAGCAGCTCACCAGAAATGGCCCTGAGAGCTCACCAACAGCTTCTCCCTTGGTCAGTCACACCTGAGCCCAGCACCTGCCTCAGGCTGCtttgggaagctgctgctgccacactgagctgagggacactgaggtgtcAAAGCCCATCACCTGGGATGGGTCACACTCATTCATCAGCCTTTTCAAGTCTTTTTGCTCTACCCCCCACctcctgagccctggggctgtaaGGAAACCATGATGTCAAACTTCAGACCCCAGCATGTTTTTTCCCAGCACTTTTAACCTTTCCAACCCATGGGGTCAAGACAAAGCACTCAGCACTTGCTGGTGATGAAGCCCTATCCTCCCCTTTAGACCCTTTCCCTGGGGTGCTTTACCTCAGGGTGAGCTTCATCCTGCAAAGGAACCAGCCCAGGTGGACTTTACTCTGTTTGCACATGACAAACACAGCTGAGTTGCCACTACTGGCAACTGAGCAACCCCTCACCTCCCAGCCCCCAGGTAATTCCTGCTGAGATAAGGGGTGTTCCTGCACCCTCCCCACTTGGGAGGGCAGTGGCAAACGacaggagctgcctctgcacagccctgagcatccAGATGCTGTCATCAGCAGCTTTTgttcatcaccccttgtcctgtccctgcaCCCTACACAAAcaagtgttgcctcatcctcttgaaatacacttttaaagtacttgtaactattaatgagctcccccctcagccttctcttctccaggctgagcagccccaggtcccacagcctttcctcacaaggaagatgctccagtcccctcagcatcttgctggccctgcactggcctctctccagcagttccctgtccctctggagctggggagcccagcactggccccaggactccagatgaggcctcagcagggcagagcagaggggcagcacaacctccctggccctgctgcccacactctcttgctgcccccaggctgccattggcttcttgcccacgagggcacgttgctgctcacgggcagtttattatcataTCAGAATAGCAGAGAATTTGGGAccttttttcccattaaatccAAATAGGCTCAGACCAGCTGTGGCCATGGGGGCTGGATGCCCCTGAGCATCACCCACAGTCACAGGGAGGATTCCCTGGAGCTGGTGTTcagggcagagggaagggaaCAGAGGGTACAGAGCTGCAtgctgccccctccccctgaGCCCAGTGCCCCTTCCCACTGCtcctgggggcacagggacacaCAGGAGTGGGGGGACCAACAGAATGTCCTCATGCTGATGGCTTGGGATGAGTGAAGTGAGGTCAAGAGCATGCAGGTGATGGAGAGACAAGGGGAAAGGGCAAGAAAGTCTGAGGTACAAAGGGAAACTCCTGTCTGGGAAGGAGAGTCATCATctggagtgcccagccctggagggatcccaaagccctggagctgaggtgctgagggctgtgggtcagtgctgggctgggcaggatgagggcagggctggcactgcagcagcttaaaaggtcttttacaatcaaaatgattctgtgagcCAGCTGGGTGGCAACAGCAGCACTCACAGGGAGGCTGCACTGACCTGCCAGGTCctggcagctccagggctggtgaCCAGGTCACAGCTGGGACACCAGCCCACAGGCCTCTGAAAGCATGTCCAGGAGAGCCAGGCAGGCACCCCACCAACCTGCCACCTCCAGCCAACCCCTGAGGGgtcccctcagctctgcctcagtttccctgcctGGCCCTCACACAGACAGCTCCCCAGCAGAGGTGGCATCTGCCAGGGCAAGCTGTGCTTGGATTGCTGGGGCAGCCACACCACCTCCATCTCTGGGCAGCACCTCCACACCACCATGGCTGTCCCACAGCCCTTTGACACCATAAACACATCTTGAAGCCAAGGACACTCAGGTGACACTTCAGCCACCAAACACACCACCAACAGCCCTTCCAAACCTCTGCCAGCACACACCAGAGCTGCCCaagctctgcctctgccaggAAAGGAGCTGCCCTGCCCAGTTTTGTTGCTTCTTGTGTGTCTCCAGAGGGACGTGGAGCTACACTCAGCTCACATATTCCTGGGCATTTCCACGTTGAGAGGCTGTTGCCCTGCTGTGTTTAAACAGCAAATGCTGTCCCTGGGAACAGCTTTTGGACAAGACTCTCTGTGTTCCTGCAGGGCTGCCCCTGGCCTGGCCTCAGGAGCATCTGGCAGCTGCTCCctcataaaaaaacccagctcAGAAATTCATGGAACCAGATTTTCCCATCTGTAGCCATGCAGCAACAGGATCTCCTGCTCCTGGGTGAAGCTGGgacctggctctgctgctgctgccaaaggtGCCACGAAGAAAAGGCAGCTCCAAGACATCATATTCTCCTTTTATTTACCTATGACCATGACAATGTATttttggcagctgcagagatgcTTCTATGCCATAGACATGGTGCCTGGAGGCAGGCAAGTCCCTCCAAGGCTCAGCAACAACCAAAACACTTGAATCCAGAGTAAGGAGAGCTGTTGAttcacagagctgcttttctccaTCACCAAGCTCTCCCATCGTCACGATATGTCACCCCCAGGCTGTCCTGGCTGGCCTGCTGCCAGGGAACTGCCTTGTCAGAGAAAACCTGCAAACTTAGAAACacccccctcaaaaaaaccccaaccccaaaacccaGAAAGGCATCCACTCCATCTGAGAACtccagagacacacacaaatATTGCACTTGGAACTTGGGGAAAGGACAAGAGGATTTCCTATCGCACAGCAACGCTTCCAGCTAGAGGAGGTCAATAAATAACCGAggggtgggagcaggaggagggtggTTTCACACCCCCAGCGTGGTGTGAACCAAGGAGGaacctgccaggagctgcctcaGGGGaggcatcagcagcacagggagcacagcagcactgggaagggCGATGGTCCAGTTCCCAGCTCCGTTATCCAGGCAAGATGTTGGTAGCAGTGCTGTTGCCCCCTGAGCAAAAGCCTCCTCCTGTCCTCGCTGGCTGAGGGTCACTGGTGGCCTCCCAGCTCAGGGCCACGTTTCACAGTGTTGTGGTGGGAGCTTCCCTCCTGGCTGAGCCCCCCAGCGGCGTCGTACCAGCGgcgctgcagcagccccagcctgctcAGCCCATGGCTTGTGGGCACAGACAGCGGCGGGAAGGGCAAGTCCTGCTGTCCTCCAGGAAGGCTTCTGCCATCCCCCAGCTCATGTaaacacacagctcccagcctgCCCCGACACAGTCCCTGGGGGGGTCTACAGAGGGGAGCTGCCTTTCTTCTGGTTGATGATGTCTAGGTACAAGTCAGAGCGGAGGAAGCGTGGGTACGAGTCCTTCTCCATCAGCCCGTAAATCCTCTTCTGAGCCAGGTCGAAGCAGCCACGGGTGATGTTCTGCAGGTTCTCCTTGGTGTGCTCCCGTGTGTAGGAGTCCAGGTTGACCTGTGGGCATGAGCATAATGCAGGATGCCTCAGCTGGGGCATATTAAGAAGGGGAATGGGCTAAAGCAGCTCCTGCTTCACACGCCCAGCTCCGTGGgcactgctcagctgctgcGCTGTGCAGCCACAGTGTGGGAGACAGCCCTCACCTCTTTGCAGGACTGGATGGCAATGTACTCAGCAAAGATCTTCTTGGCTTTGGAGACCATCTTAGACTGGGATTTGATCTTCTTGAACTCCTCACAGGCCAGCCAGAACTCCAGGTTCTCCTCGCTGAACTCGGTGCGCAGGAAGGCTCTGAAGGCAGCGAGCCCgtctgtggggacacacacacatctactgctccctgctcccaggaaGGGAATGGCCTcaccagcctctcagcacaGCAACCTTGCAAAGATGCAGCCTCCTCAACCTGTCCCCTAAAAACTCCTCGTGAGCCCttgtgcagagcacagcaacACAAGGTGTGGCTCCACGTGCTGAATCCACGGTCCTGGCTTGCAGAGGCAAGAGGGAGGCTGGGcttggggcagggggagctgtggggacagGACTCCCTGGCTGTCCCTGTGGGGGATGAGTGTAGGGCATGAGCATAATGCAGGATGCCTCAGCTGGGACACTTAAGAAAGGGAATGGTCTAAAGCAGCTCCTGCTTCACACAGCTCTGTGGGCACAGCCACAAATTGCTGCCTTCTTCTggagggcagctgcagccctaaGCTGTGGCTTTCCCCAGCCCCTGTCACAGAACCCCTTCCCCAAGCCAGGCAGGAGAAGGGGTGCAGCCAAGGGGCAGCCTCATTCCTCTTTGTCTATCCCCAAACACCCAAGGGAATTAACAGAGGAAACAGCTTTATCCATGCACGTGTCTGGATATTCCCCCTGTCAGCAaacaagcagcagaagggaTGGGAAAACACTCACatttgtgcagcagcagcttctccaggGAGTCCCCCCACTTGAGAGCTTCCTCAGGAGTGGGTCTGCAGGAGAAGGACAGTGTGTTGGCAAAGTGGAGCTGCCAAAGCCAcgctgccccagcagcaccccagtgCCTCTGCTGGAAGGAGAAACCTCTGCTGGAAGGAGGAGAAACCCTCTGCAGGAGGGAAATCTGACAGAAGGAGGTCTGTGGGGGTGGCTGTGCTGCTTGGGGTGTCTGAGCAAGAACTAGAAAAGCTGCAGGAGACgcctgggaggctgcaggatTCCAGCAGCCACATTCAGGCAGTTGGTTAAAGCACAAGGGTAGGGAGGgctgggctcctgctgctggagcatctccAGAGCAAAGTGGTTTTTCAAACCATCCTGCAGCCAGTTAAAAGTTTcacacacagggaaaaaaaaaaacaccagccAGGAGGGAAATTTCCAGCCCAAGCCACCACTGTGCTGCCTCCCAGACAGACCTCCCACCCTCCCCTGGGGGAATCTCCAGCTAAGAGATGGTTTTAACGCTCCTGCAGATACAAAACGTGTTTGTTCAGAGCCTCAGCCCCATCTGAGCTCGTCCCCAgcctccccccatccccatccccaccctcaCATCACCTACTTGAGCGATTTGAGCACTTTGTCGAGCTTCCCAGCCGGGTTGGCCCCGGGCGACTCGTTCCGCCGCCGAAAGATCCCCAAGCGGTTCTTCATGTCCTTGGCTCTGGAGGGGAAAAGCGAGTTTGAGCAGGCAGAagaagggctgtggggtggcagaggtgaggggGCTGCGGTGGGAAGCACGGCCACCCAGCAAACCACCTACTCCTTCATGGTGTGCCGGCGCTGCAGGCTGCCCGTGTGAGGTCTCTGCACTCCCAGCAGCATCTCGGCGTGAAACTCCAGCGGCTGAGGCTTGGAGAGGTCGCGGAAAAAGGGCATGGCCggtgggaagggaggaaggaaggaaggagggagggaaggagggagggaaggcgCGGCGGGTGCCGGCGCTGCGCTGCTCTgccgccgctcccggcgccGCTCCCGCCCGTGCGCACCGAGCCGAGTGGGAGGGCTCAGAGCACAGGAGCTTTAAATGCGGCGTGGGGCGAACGCGGGGAAAGCCTCGAGCAAGGGTTGGCTCAGCCCCGCTGCTAATTGTGGATGGCTCTGGCGTTGCTGGGGGAACTCGAGGgaaggtgggaaaaaaacccccctcaTCGGGGTGGATGGTTGGGGAGTTGTTGGGTAGTTGTTGGATGTTTCTATTGGGGAAAAGAATCGCGGAGGCACTGGATGAGGGTTATTTACAGAGCACAGGCAGCGGGgagagctggggcaggagcagccagcaGCGCTTGCCGCGGTCACCCCCCGCGGGCACGGCGCTGCGGACCCACGCGACACACGCTGCTGCTCACGCTTTGGAGCGTGGCTCATCCCCCTCGGGCATGGCCGTGGGGATGGCTCTGTATCGAAGTGGTTGGGACTGGCAGAGCCTGATGCAAGGGCACAGACCCCTCGTCACCACCCCAACCGCGCTGCACGGGGATGGACAGACAGACGGACACACAGCTGGGCACGGGGCTCGCGGGTCCCCCGGGAAAACGTCACCAGGACCAAGCGCGACAAAGGGTTTTGGCAAGTGCCATGGGAAAATGAGACACACACACTCCTCCCCCCGCAAagtccagccccagccctggcagagctCCCCGGGGCCAAGGACGGGAGCGGGAGGCGGCGCAGCTGAGGACGGGCGGACGCTGCTGTCCCCTCGTGGCACAGCCCCGCATGACACCGCCGCACGGACGGGATGCCAGGGGATGCTCCAGCCACCAACGGGAGCAGGGGACATGCGGGATGCCGACGAGCCCCCAGGGTGGCACGGCCAAGCCACCCCTCCTACAACCTCCCCCAGGTCCCACACTGGTGGGTCTGTGTAAAGGAGCTCAGACAAGCCACTGCCCAAGCCATGCCCAGGGATGAGGGGCATAGGAGGGATTCAGCTACACCCTCTCTAGTCTCAGGGGGGTACAAATGatggctgcagccccagggttCAGTCCTGCAAGGTGCACAGCACCCTGAGCCGTGGAAGGATTTGAGGGGGCAATCGTTCCACTTAGTCCCTGGTGCTGTTTGTGCCCTCGTGGGGGGACACAGATGGTTCAAGATGCTGAGAGTGGTGTCTCCTGCAGGGAGGATACCTGCATCTGCTCCTACTCCTGCtgacccctccccagcccacagAGCACCTCATCCCTCCCCAGAACCAGGCTGGGCATCCAACATCAGTCAGGAGACCCTCAGCAGTCCCCAGGCAGGCAAAATCAGAGCAGTTCATCCCTAACTGAATCCTATGATGCCTTTGCATCCTCTGGGCTGTGGTCCCAGCAGGACaagcagcctgctgctgccagctgccagGCACCAGCTCAGCACTAAGGTGGGTAAAGCAGATGCAAACACGGAGCCTGACACTCCAAACAGTCTGCCTCTCGTTCCAGCAGCGCCGGCGATGCCGAggacccagcagcacccaggctgGGCCAtcccacacagccccaggcaACAGCTCCAGCGGTGTTTCACAGTTTAGCAAGGCAGCCGCCTCAGCTCGGCGCCGGGACGGGCTTGCAGAGCACTGAAAAgcccgtgtgtgtgtgtct carries:
- the RGS3 gene encoding regulator of G-protein signaling 3 isoform X5, coding for MLLGVQRPHTGSLQRRHTMKEAKDMKNRLGIFRRRNESPGANPAGKLDKVLKSLKPTPEEALKWGDSLEKLLLHKYGLAAFRAFLRTEFSEENLEFWLACEEFKKIKSQSKMVSKAKKIFAEYIAIQSCKEVNLDSYTREHTKENLQNITRGCFDLAQKRIYGLMEKDSYPRFLRSDLYLDIINQKKGSSPL
- the RGS3 gene encoding regulator of G-protein signaling 3 isoform X4, yielding MPFFRDLSKPQPLEFHAEMLLGVQRPHTGSLQRRHTMKEAKDMKNRLGIFRRRNESPGANPAGKLDKVLKSLKPTPEEALKWGDSLEKLLLHKYGLAAFRAFLRTEFSEENLEFWLACEEFKKIKSQSKMVSKAKKIFAEYIAIQSCKEVNLDSYTREHTKENLQNITRGCFDLAQKRIYGLMEKDSYPRFLRSDLYLDIINQKKGSSPL